The Coffea eugenioides isolate CCC68of chromosome 8, Ceug_1.0, whole genome shotgun sequence genome has a segment encoding these proteins:
- the LOC113779430 gene encoding transcription factor MYC2 yields MVDGMTDYRVHTKMNLWGNQTPTSLTSDDNTSMMEVFMNSADPGSLWPPMSIHQSIPSTTSSTITAAGGGGMDSSSKSLPSSSFFNQETLQQRLQTLIDGAQEYWTYAIFWQSSVVDCGGPSVLGWGDGYYRGEEDKGKRKNPLSSSSTNSLLEQEHRKKVLRELNSLIAGPQGSSDDAVDEEVTDTEWFFLISMTQSFVNGSGLPGQALYNSSPVWVAGADRLASSHCERAQQAQGFGLQTLVCIPSANGVVELGSTELIFQSSDLMNKVRVLFNFNNMDMGSGSGSGSWPVQPESDPSALWLTDPSSSAAGVKESVNNNNNTTGQGSSIPSSANNKQMLFGNDNNPSSSTLTDNPGNILNAHHNSSQQSGGFYTREMNFSEYGFEGNSVRNATCKPESGEILNFGGESTAKRSCSANGNLFSGQSPFGVGDESKSKKRSPVSRGSNDEGMLSFTSGVILPSSGVVKSSGGGGDSDHSDLEASVAKEADSSRVVDPEKKPRKRGRKPANGREEPLNHVEAERQRREKLNQRFYALRAVVPNVSKMDKASLLGDAISYINELKSKLHNMESDKEELRNQIDSLKKELTSKEARNFAPPPPDKDLKLASHQGSKSLDMDIDVKIIGWEAMIRVQSSKNNHPAARIMGALKDLDLELLHASVSVVNDLMIQQNTVRMGKRFYTQEQLKIALTSRVAETR; encoded by the coding sequence ATGGTGGATGGAATGACTGATTATCGAGTTCACACGAAGATGAATCTATGGGGAAATCAAACCCCGACATCGCTGACCAGTGATGATAATACGTCCATGATGGAGGTCTTTATGAACTCGGCGGATCCGGGGTCTTTATGGCCGCCTATGAGTATTCACCAGAGCATTCCTTCGACAACTTCCTCAACTATCACTGCTGCAGGTGGCGGTGGTATGGATTCCTCCTCCAAATCCCTTCCCTCGTCTTCATTCTTCAACCAGGAAACGCTCCAGCAGCGCCTGCAGACTCTGATTGATGGTGCTCAGGAGTACTGGACTTATGCTATATTCTGGCAGTCGTCGGTGGTGGATTGCGGCGGCCCATCTGTATTGGGGTGGGGCGACGGGTACTACAGAGGGGAAGAAGATAAAGGGAAGCGGAAGAATCCGCTTTCTTCGTCTTCCACTAATTCACTACTCGAACAGGAGCACCGGAAAAAGGTGCTCCGGGAGCTCAATTCGTTGATTGCGGGTCCACAGGGCTCCTCCGACGATGCTGTCGATGAGGAGGTCACTGATACTGAGTGGTTCTTCCTAATCTCCATGACTCAATCTTTTGTAAACGGAAGCGGGCTTCCGGGCCAGGCTTTGTATAATTCAAGCCCGGTTTGGGTCGCAGGCGCAGACAGGCTGGCGAGCTCTCACTGCGAAAGGGCCCAGCAAGCTCAGGGTTTTGGGCTTCAGACTTTGGTTTGTATCCCCTCAGCAAACGGCGTCGTTGAGCTGGGTTCCACGGAGTTGATCTTTCAGAGCTCTGATCTAATGAATAAGGTTAGGGTACTCTTCAACTTCAATAATATGGACATGGGTTCGGGCTCGGGTTCTGGCTCTTGGCCAGTTCAGCCCGAGAGCGATCCTTCAGCACTTTGGCTTACTGATCCATCATCTTCAGCTGCTGGGGTTAAAGAAAGTgttaataacaataataacacCACTGGCCAAGGGAGTTCAATTCCTTCTAGTGCGAATAATAAGCAGATGTTGTTTGGAAATGATAATAACCCAAGTTCTAGTACTTTGACTGATAATCCTGGGAATATCCTAAATGCTCATCATAATTCATCCCAGCAGTCGGGAGGGTTTTATACAAGGGAAATGAATTTTTCAGAATATGGGTTTGAGGGAAATAGTGTTAGGAATGCAACTTGTAAGCCGGAGTCAGGGGAAATCTTGAACTTTGGGGGTGAAAGTACTGCAAAGAGGAGTTGTAGTGCAAATGGGAATttattttcaggtcaatcaccGTTTGGGGTTGGTGATGAAAGTAAGAGCAAGAAAAGGTCACCTGTCTCGAGGGGAAGTAATGATGAAGGGATGCTTTCATTTACTTCAGGTGTGATTTTGCCATCTTCAGGTGTGGTGAAGTCTAGTGGTGGCGGTGGAGATTCAGATCATTCGGACCTTGAGGCGTCAGTGGCGAAGGAAGCTGACAGTAGTAGAGTTGTTGACCCTGAGAAAAAGCCAAGGAAGCGAGGAAGGAAGCCTGCCAATGGAAGAGAAGAGCCTCTGAATCATGTGGAGGCAGAGAGGCAGAGGAGGGAGAAGTTGAACCAGAGGTTTTATGCACTTCGAGCTGTGGTTCCTAATGTGTCAAAAATGGACAAAGCCTCCCTTCTTGGGGATGCTATTTCTTATATTAATGAGTTGAAATCGAAGCTTCATAATATGGAGTCTGATAAAGAGGAATTGAGGAACCAGATAGACTCCTTGAAGAAGGAATTAACCAGCAAAGAGGCTAGAAATTTCGCACCTCCCCCGCCGGATAAAGATCTCAAGTTGGCAAGCCACCAAGGAAGCAAGAGTCTGGATATGGACATAGATGTGAAGATCATCGGTTGGGAGGCAATGATTCGAGTCCAGTCCAGTAAAAACAACCACCCAGCTGCTAGGATAATGGGGGCCCTCAAGGATCTTGACCTGGAGTTGCTCCATGCCAGTGTATCAGTGGTGAATGATTTGATGATCCAGCAAAATACAGTGAGGATGGGAAAGAGGTTTTACACGCAAGAGCAGCTTAAAATAGCATTGACTTCCAGAGTTGCTGAAACTCGATGA